One Chromatiales bacterium DNA window includes the following coding sequences:
- the nirD gene encoding nitrite reductase small subunit NirD, producing the protein MTNWIDICAVEDIPRLGSRVVKSDTLNIALFRTTDDRVFALRDQCPHKGGPLSQGIVHGTTVTCPLHNWKIDLASGEAQGPDEGCTNAFPVQIENGRVRLSIAALDKVA; encoded by the coding sequence ATGACCAACTGGATAGACATCTGTGCCGTCGAGGACATCCCGCGCCTGGGTTCGCGCGTGGTGAAGTCCGATACGCTGAACATTGCACTGTTTCGCACGACCGATGACCGCGTGTTCGCGCTGCGTGACCAGTGCCCGCACAAGGGCGGTCCGCTGTCGCAGGGCATCGTGCACGGCACGACCGTGACCTGCCCGCTGCACAACTGGAAGATCGATCTTGCCAGCGGCGAGGCGCAGGGTCCGGACGAGGGTTGCACGAACGCATTTCCGGTCCAGATCGAGAACGGTCGGGTGCGGCTTTCGATCGCGGCACTCGACAAAGTGGCCTGA
- the nirB gene encoding nitrite reductase large subunit NirB — translation MESFMKRQKLILIGNGMAGVRTLEELLKLDAAQYDITVFGAEPHPNYNRIMLSPVLSQEKSVEDIILNDLVWYASNGIRLLMGRKVTRIDRARRLVIADDGSETPYDRLILATGSSPFVIPVPGSTLPGVITFRDIADVDAMLAASRSYRHAVVIGGGLLGLEAANGLAKQGMDVTVVHLLDTLMERQLDVPAANLLKASLEARGLSFEMKAQTEAILGDERVTAVRFRDGREIPADLVVMAVGIRPNIELAKASGLHCERGIVVNDTMQTFDPRIWAVGECVQHRGECYGLVAPLFEQARVAANHLAHHGTAYYEGSVTSTKLKVTGIDLFSAGRFTEAEGDETLVVQDSAAGVYKKLVVRDNKIEGAVLYGDTLDGSWYFQLMREGTSIADFRKSVLFGQHDLGDAGHGDEKTRVMALPDGAEICGCNGVCKGEIVDAIVKKGLFTLDDVRAHTKASSSCGSCTGLVEALLASTVGDGYDVAPSKKPLCGCTTHSHDEIIHAIRDHELKSMTAVREFLEWKNPDGCHVCRPALNYYLLVRWPDDYADDKQSRFINERAHGNIQKDGTYSVVPRMFGGLCTPDELRAIADVAEKYNAKEVKVTGGQRIDLFGIRKEDLPAMWNDLSAAGMVSGHAYGKALRTCKTCVGSQWCRFGTQDSTALGVKLEELTWGSWMPHKFKMAVSGCPRNCAEATIKDFGVVCVDSGYELHVGGNGGIKVRVTDLLAKVETEAETLEYCGAFVQLYREEAHYLERTAPWIERVGLSYVKGRLLDSAEERRALYERFKHSQLYAQIDPWKQRAEGYDAAEFTPIRLAG, via the coding sequence ATGGAATCTTTCATGAAGCGACAGAAACTGATCCTCATCGGCAACGGCATGGCCGGCGTGCGCACCCTCGAGGAACTGCTCAAACTCGACGCTGCGCAGTACGACATCACCGTGTTCGGGGCCGAGCCGCATCCGAACTACAACCGCATCATGCTTTCGCCGGTGCTGTCTCAGGAGAAGTCCGTCGAGGACATCATCCTGAACGACCTGGTCTGGTATGCCTCCAACGGTATCCGCCTGCTGATGGGGCGCAAGGTCACGCGCATCGATCGCGCACGGCGGCTGGTCATCGCGGATGACGGCAGCGAGACGCCGTACGACCGGCTGATTCTGGCGACCGGTTCTAGTCCGTTCGTGATCCCGGTGCCGGGCTCGACCCTGCCGGGCGTGATCACGTTTCGCGATATCGCGGACGTCGACGCCATGCTCGCCGCCTCGCGCAGTTACCGGCATGCGGTCGTGATTGGCGGCGGCCTGCTCGGGCTGGAGGCCGCGAATGGTCTGGCCAAGCAGGGCATGGACGTGACGGTCGTGCACCTGCTCGACACGTTGATGGAACGTCAGCTGGACGTGCCGGCCGCAAACCTGCTCAAGGCGTCGCTGGAGGCGCGTGGGCTGAGCTTCGAGATGAAGGCGCAGACCGAGGCCATCCTCGGTGACGAGCGCGTGACCGCCGTGCGCTTCAGGGACGGCCGGGAGATCCCGGCTGACCTCGTCGTCATGGCCGTTGGCATCCGACCGAACATCGAACTCGCCAAGGCCTCCGGCCTGCACTGCGAGCGCGGCATTGTCGTTAACGACACCATGCAGACCTTCGATCCGCGCATCTGGGCGGTCGGCGAGTGCGTGCAGCATCGCGGCGAGTGCTATGGCCTGGTCGCGCCGCTGTTTGAACAGGCACGTGTCGCCGCGAACCATCTCGCGCATCACGGCACGGCGTACTACGAAGGCTCCGTCACCTCGACGAAGCTCAAGGTCACTGGCATCGATCTGTTCTCAGCCGGACGCTTCACCGAGGCCGAAGGCGACGAAACCCTGGTGGTCCAGGACAGCGCGGCCGGCGTCTACAAGAAGCTCGTCGTACGCGACAACAAGATCGAGGGCGCCGTGCTGTATGGCGACACGCTCGACGGCAGCTGGTACTTCCAGCTCATGCGCGAGGGCACGAGCATCGCGGACTTCCGCAAGTCCGTGCTGTTCGGCCAGCACGATCTGGGCGATGCCGGGCACGGCGACGAGAAGACCCGCGTGATGGCGCTGCCCGACGGTGCCGAGATCTGCGGCTGCAATGGCGTATGCAAGGGCGAGATCGTCGATGCGATCGTCAAGAAGGGACTGTTCACGCTCGACGATGTCCGTGCCCACACCAAGGCATCGTCGTCCTGCGGTTCCTGCACCGGCCTTGTCGAAGCCCTGCTGGCCTCCACGGTCGGCGATGGCTATGACGTCGCGCCCAGCAAGAAGCCCCTGTGTGGCTGCACGACGCACAGCCATGACGAGATCATTCACGCCATCCGCGACCATGAACTGAAATCCATGACCGCGGTGCGCGAGTTTCTGGAATGGAAGAACCCCGACGGCTGTCACGTCTGTCGTCCGGCACTGAACTATTACCTGCTGGTGCGCTGGCCCGACGACTACGCCGACGACAAGCAGTCGCGTTTCATCAACGAACGCGCCCATGGCAACATCCAGAAGGACGGCACGTATTCGGTCGTGCCGCGCATGTTCGGCGGCCTGTGTACGCCCGATGAACTGCGCGCGATTGCCGATGTCGCGGAGAAGTACAACGCGAAAGAGGTCAAGGTCACCGGCGGACAGCGCATCGACCTGTTCGGCATCAGGAAGGAAGACCTGCCGGCGATGTGGAATGACCTGTCCGCGGCCGGCATGGTTTCGGGTCATGCGTATGGCAAGGCGCTGCGCACCTGCAAGACCTGCGTGGGTTCGCAGTGGTGCCGCTTCGGCACGCAGGACTCCACCGCGCTTGGCGTGAAGCTCGAGGAACTGACCTGGGGTTCTTGGATGCCGCACAAGTTCAAGATGGCGGTGTCCGGCTGTCCGCGCAACTGTGCCGAGGCGACCATCAAGGACTTCGGCGTGGTCTGCGTGGACTCCGGTTACGAACTGCATGTCGGTGGCAACGGCGGTATCAAGGTTCGTGTGACCGATCTGCTCGCAAAGGTCGAGACCGAGGCCGAGACGCTGGAGTACTGCGGCGCCTTCGTCCAGTTGTATCGCGAGGAGGCGCATTACCTCGAACGCACCGCGCCGTGGATCGAGCGCGTGGGCCTGAGCTATGTGAAAGGCCGCCTGCTCGACAGCGCCGAGGAACGCAGGGCGCTGTACGAGCGATTCAAGCATTCGCAGCTGTACGCGCAGATCGACCCGTGGAAACAGCGTGCCGAGGGCTACGACGCCGCTGAGTTCACGCCGATCCGCCTGGCGGGTTGA
- a CDS encoding ABC transporter ATP-binding protein, which translates to MIKDHLLITQVGIEFPTPNGPYVALTDVNLNIAEGEYVSLIGHSGCGKSTLLNIVAGLHQATSGGVILDDKEVDAPGPERAVVFQNHSLLPWLTAYENVELAVKRVFGRTKTRAEMREWIEHNLQLVHMEHAMHKRPGEISGGMKQRVGIARALAMQPRVLLLDEPFGALDALTRAHMQDSLMEIHASLGNTVIMITHDVDEAVLLSDRIVMMTNGPAATIGQVLTVDLERPRNRVELAGDPHYNHLRAEVLRFLYERKVAAVASAPPPAAADTTSEAQPEQAETPTPAGSVSLFERRKAAS; encoded by the coding sequence ATGATCAAGGATCATCTTCTCATCACGCAGGTCGGCATCGAGTTTCCGACCCCGAACGGGCCGTATGTCGCGCTGACCGACGTCAACCTCAACATAGCCGAAGGCGAGTATGTCTCGCTGATCGGCCATTCCGGTTGCGGCAAGTCGACCCTGCTGAACATCGTCGCCGGCCTGCATCAGGCCACCAGTGGCGGCGTGATTCTCGATGACAAGGAAGTCGACGCGCCCGGTCCCGAGCGCGCCGTGGTATTCCAGAATCATTCGCTGCTGCCCTGGCTCACGGCGTATGAAAACGTCGAGCTGGCCGTCAAACGCGTGTTCGGGCGCACCAAGACGCGCGCCGAGATGCGCGAGTGGATCGAGCACAACCTGCAACTCGTCCACATGGAACATGCCATGCATAAGCGGCCGGGCGAGATTTCCGGCGGCATGAAGCAGCGCGTCGGCATTGCCCGTGCACTGGCCATGCAACCGCGTGTGCTGTTGCTCGACGAACCGTTCGGTGCCCTTGATGCGCTGACCCGTGCGCACATGCAGGACTCGCTGATGGAGATTCACGCAAGCCTCGGCAATACCGTGATCATGATTACGCATGACGTCGACGAGGCCGTGTTGCTGTCGGATCGCATCGTGATGATGACCAACGGCCCGGCCGCGACGATCGGCCAGGTGCTGACCGTGGACCTCGAACGCCCGCGCAATCGCGTCGAACTCGCCGGCGACCCGCATTACAATCACCTGCGGGCGGAAGTCCTGCGCTTCCTCTACGAGCGCAAGGTCGCCGCCGTGGCCAGTGCGCCTCCGCCGGCCGCAGCCGACACCACGTCGGAAGCCCAGCCGGAGCAAGCTGAAACGCCGACCCCGGCCGGTTCGGTAAGCCTGTTCGAGCGCCGCAAGGCGGCCAGCTAG
- a CDS encoding ABC transporter permease: protein MTLPSREFRPLLARVNWAPVTGLLARAARATLVPAIAIAVFLMLWEGGARNVQTSLGQLPGPAQVYEAAGTLLEEHIAERRKENAFYERQETRNAEKLAADPQAEVKIRPYTGKPTFLDQILTSLGTVATGFIIASLLAIPVGIVAGLSTTMYSALNPLIQLFKPVSPLAWLPLVTMVVSALYVSDDPMFAKSYLNSALTVALCCLWPTIINTTIGVSTVDKDLTNVSRVLRLGWWTNIRKVVLPSALPLMFAGLRMSLGIGWMVLIAAEMLAQNPGLGKFVWDEFQNGSSQSLSRIMVAVIAIGAIGLLLDRAMLMLQRRVQWDKSAVLR from the coding sequence ATGACCCTGCCCAGCCGCGAGTTTCGGCCGTTGCTGGCGCGTGTGAACTGGGCGCCTGTCACCGGCTTGCTCGCACGCGCCGCGCGTGCGACGCTGGTTCCGGCGATCGCCATTGCCGTGTTCCTGATGCTGTGGGAAGGCGGCGCACGCAACGTGCAGACCTCGCTTGGCCAGCTGCCGGGTCCGGCGCAGGTGTACGAGGCCGCCGGAACGCTGCTCGAAGAACACATCGCCGAGCGCCGCAAGGAAAACGCGTTCTACGAACGCCAGGAAACGCGCAATGCCGAGAAGCTCGCCGCGGATCCCCAAGCTGAGGTGAAGATCCGGCCCTACACCGGCAAGCCCACGTTCCTCGACCAGATCCTGACGAGTCTGGGGACGGTCGCGACGGGGTTCATCATTGCCTCGCTGCTCGCGATCCCGGTCGGCATCGTCGCGGGGCTGTCCACGACCATGTACAGCGCGCTCAATCCGCTGATCCAGCTGTTCAAGCCGGTGTCACCGCTTGCATGGCTGCCGCTGGTGACGATGGTCGTCAGCGCCCTGTACGTGAGTGACGATCCGATGTTCGCGAAGTCCTACCTGAACTCGGCGCTGACCGTTGCGCTGTGTTGTCTGTGGCCGACGATCATCAACACAACCATCGGGGTCTCCACGGTCGACAAGGACCTCACGAACGTCTCGCGCGTGCTGCGCCTGGGCTGGTGGACGAACATCCGCAAGGTCGTGCTGCCGTCGGCGCTGCCGCTGATGTTCGCGGGCCTGCGCATGTCGCTCGGCATCGGCTGGATGGTGCTGATCGCGGCCGAGATGCTGGCGCAGAACCCGGGGCTAGGCAAGTTCGTCTGGGATGAGTTCCAGAACGGCTCCTCGCAGTCGCTCTCGCGCATCATGGTCGCCGTCATCGCGATCGGGGCGATCGGGCTTCTGCTGGACCGCGCGATGCTGATGCTGCAACGCCGGGTGCAGTGGGACAAATCCGCGGTGTTGCGGTGA
- a CDS encoding ABC transporter substrate-binding protein translates to MTFLDKADRRKRATGVRTLAAVLGVALTLPAAAETANLEKEDLKFGFIKLTDMAPLAIAYEKRYFEDEGLYVTLEAQANWKVLLDRVIDGELDGAHMLAGQPLGATIGFGTQAHVITAFSMDLNGNGITVSNAVWEKMKPLIPTGADGKPVHPIKADYLKPVVDEFKAEGKPFKMGMVFPVSTHNYELRYWLAAGGIHPGYYAPAKGDITGQIKADALLSVTPPPQMPATLEAGTIYGYCVGEPWNQQAVFKGIGVPVITDYEIWKDNPEKVFGVTNEWAEKYPNTHKAVLKALIRAAIWLDSGGLANRKEAAKIMSQPNYVGADYEVIANSMTGTFEYEKGDKRSVPDFNVFFRYNATYPYYSDAIWYLTQMRRWGQIADGKPDGWYMDTAKKVYRPDLYAEAAKELIAEGKARAEDFPDFANESGFKPPQTEFIDGVAYDGRKPNEYLKKFPIGLKGDDKV, encoded by the coding sequence ATGACGTTTTTGGACAAGGCGGACCGGCGCAAGCGCGCAACGGGCGTGCGAACACTCGCCGCAGTGCTTGGTGTTGCGCTGACGCTGCCGGCGGCTGCCGAAACAGCGAACCTCGAGAAGGAAGACCTGAAGTTCGGCTTCATCAAGCTGACCGACATGGCGCCGCTGGCAATTGCATATGAAAAGCGCTACTTCGAGGACGAAGGCCTGTATGTGACCCTCGAGGCACAGGCAAACTGGAAGGTGCTGCTCGATCGCGTGATCGACGGCGAACTCGACGGCGCCCACATGCTGGCCGGTCAGCCACTCGGTGCGACGATCGGCTTCGGTACGCAGGCGCACGTGATCACGGCGTTCTCGATGGACTTGAACGGCAACGGCATCACCGTTTCCAACGCCGTCTGGGAAAAGATGAAGCCATTGATCCCGACCGGCGCCGACGGCAAGCCGGTCCACCCGATCAAGGCCGATTACCTCAAGCCCGTCGTCGACGAGTTCAAGGCCGAGGGCAAGCCGTTCAAGATGGGCATGGTCTTTCCCGTGTCCACGCACAACTATGAATTGCGCTACTGGCTCGCCGCCGGTGGCATCCATCCGGGCTACTACGCGCCGGCCAAGGGCGACATCACCGGCCAGATCAAGGCCGATGCATTGCTGAGCGTCACCCCGCCACCGCAGATGCCGGCGACACTCGAGGCCGGCACGATCTACGGCTACTGCGTCGGCGAGCCGTGGAACCAGCAGGCCGTGTTCAAGGGCATCGGCGTGCCGGTCATCACCGACTACGAGATCTGGAAGGACAACCCGGAGAAGGTCTTCGGTGTAACGAACGAATGGGCCGAGAAGTACCCGAACACACACAAGGCCGTGCTCAAGGCGCTGATCCGCGCAGCGATCTGGCTCGATTCCGGTGGCCTGGCCAACCGCAAGGAGGCCGCGAAAATCATGTCGCAGCCGAACTACGTGGGTGCGGACTATGAAGTCATCGCCAACTCGATGACCGGAACCTTCGAGTACGAGAAGGGTGACAAGCGTTCGGTGCCGGACTTCAACGTATTCTTCCGCTACAACGCGACCTATCCGTACTACTCGGATGCGATCTGGTACCTGACGCAGATGCGTCGCTGGGGCCAGATCGCCGACGGCAAGCCCGACGGCTGGTACATGGATACCGCGAAGAAGGTCTACCGGCCCGACCTGTACGCCGAGGCCGCCAAGGAACTGATCGCTGAAGGCAAGGCCAGGGCCGAGGACTTTCCGGACTTTGCGAACGAGTCCGGGTTCAAGCCACCACAGACCGAGTTCATCGACGGTGTCGCCTATGACGGGCGCAAACCGAACGAGTATCTGAAGAAGTTCCCGATCGGCCTGAAGGGCGACGACAAGGTTTGA
- a CDS encoding MBL fold metallo-hydrolase: MKFLLTAVAALGIGGWCSAGAEVGPPVPEIGTSELAELIKTEPRLVLIDVRTPEEVLLRDGMIDATQSYNIPRGWLEFRIRETVLDPTTPIVVYCGRNERSPLAAATLREMGYTNVRNYAAGIFAWREAGLPRWIMDKALDTPLYERPRKIAEGVYSAIGATQPPSYENAGHNNNLSFVIGSEAVLVVNAGDNDALARALHAEIRQITDLPVRYVALENAQGHAMLGSGYWKDQGAQIIAHRDAATEIHEHGAAILARVRAGRRDYAFGTRVVEPDVTFDEVLPIELGNKRVELRYLGPAHGPGDIVVWLPEDRLVISGDVAFHVRLLPVFETTDTARWIETWDAFEALGAEIVIPGHGGPTNMAEVTRYTKDYLVYLRGKVRELLDNGGQLEDAYKIDQSPYRHLHTYNELSRQNAGRVFRAMEFE; this comes from the coding sequence ATGAAATTCCTGTTGACCGCCGTTGCGGCGCTTGGCATCGGCGGCTGGTGCAGCGCCGGGGCCGAGGTAGGCCCGCCCGTGCCGGAGATCGGCACCAGTGAGCTGGCGGAGCTGATCAAGACCGAGCCGCGGCTCGTGCTGATCGACGTGCGCACACCCGAGGAGGTGTTGCTGCGTGACGGCATGATCGATGCGACGCAGAGCTACAACATCCCGCGCGGCTGGCTGGAGTTTCGCATCCGCGAGACGGTGCTCGACCCGACGACCCCGATCGTCGTCTATTGCGGGCGCAACGAACGCAGCCCGCTGGCGGCCGCCACGCTGCGCGAGATGGGCTACACGAACGTGCGCAATTACGCCGCCGGCATCTTCGCCTGGCGCGAGGCCGGGCTGCCACGCTGGATCATGGACAAGGCGCTGGACACGCCGCTCTACGAGCGGCCGCGCAAGATCGCCGAGGGCGTTTATTCGGCGATCGGCGCCACGCAGCCGCCGAGCTACGAGAACGCCGGCCATAACAACAACCTGTCCTTTGTGATCGGCAGCGAGGCGGTGCTGGTGGTCAATGCGGGCGACAACGACGCCCTCGCGCGTGCCCTGCACGCCGAGATCAGACAGATCACCGACCTGCCCGTGCGCTATGTCGCGCTGGAGAATGCGCAGGGTCACGCGATGCTGGGCTCGGGTTACTGGAAGGATCAGGGCGCGCAGATCATCGCGCATCGCGATGCGGCGACCGAGATCCACGAGCACGGCGCGGCGATTCTCGCGCGGGTGCGGGCGGGCCGGCGTGACTATGCGTTCGGCACGCGTGTGGTCGAGCCCGATGTCACCTTCGACGAGGTTCTGCCGATCGAGCTTGGCAACAAGCGTGTGGAACTGCGTTACCTCGGCCCGGCGCACGGTCCGGGCGACATCGTCGTCTGGCTGCCGGAGGACAGGCTCGTGATCTCCGGCGACGTGGCATTCCACGTTCGGTTGCTGCCGGTGTTCGAGACCACGGATACCGCGCGCTGGATCGAGACCTGGGATGCCTTCGAGGCGCTTGGTGCCGAGATCGTCATTCCGGGCCATGGCGGGCCGACGAACATGGCCGAGGTCACGCGCTATACCAAGGACTATCTCGTATACCTGCGCGGCAAGGTACGTGAGCTGCTCGACAACGGCGGCCAGCTCGAGGACGCCTACAAGATCGACCAGTCCCCGTACCGGCATCTGCACACCTACAACGAACTGTCGCGCCAGAACGCCGGGCGGGTGTTTCGCGCAATGGAGTTCGAATAG
- a CDS encoding CopD family protein, with amino-acid sequence MSIANLVHLLAAVVWVGGMFFAYMALRPVAASLLEPPTRLTLWSQVFARFFPWVWLAIGLLLASGLWIIVVGWGGFAAARHYVWTMFGLGLVMMALFLHLYFAPYPRLKRAVEAADWPAGGKALAQIRRIIGINLSIGLVVVCVAAAGRYL; translated from the coding sequence ATGTCGATCGCAAACCTCGTGCACCTGCTGGCCGCCGTGGTCTGGGTCGGCGGCATGTTTTTCGCGTACATGGCGCTGCGCCCGGTGGCCGCCAGCCTGCTGGAGCCGCCGACACGGCTGACGCTGTGGTCGCAGGTGTTCGCGCGGTTTTTTCCGTGGGTCTGGCTCGCGATCGGCCTGCTGCTCGCGAGCGGGCTGTGGATCATCGTGGTTGGCTGGGGCGGGTTCGCCGCCGCGCGCCACTACGTCTGGACCATGTTCGGGCTCGGACTGGTGATGATGGCGCTGTTCCTGCACCTGTACTTCGCGCCGTATCCGCGCCTGAAGCGCGCAGTCGAGGCAGCCGACTGGCCGGCCGGCGGCAAGGCGCTCGCGCAGATCCGCCGCATCATCGGCATCAACCTCAGCATTGGACTTGTCGTCGTCTGCGTCGCCGCCGCCGGTCGGTATCTATAG
- a CDS encoding methylthioribulose 1-phosphate dehydratase, which yields MRDFQRCVDELIWAGHELHRLGWVPATSGNFSARLDDGDLAVTVSGAHKGRLTPRDILRADADGRPRDQRRASAETPLHVQIYRRIPEARAVLHPHPPAATAWSMDAGATIELAGYELLKAFPGVDTHETRVTIPVFDNDQDTVRLAQTADAWMTRHGIPPAYLIRGHGLYTWGSGVDAALRHCEALESMFQVEIERRRLRA from the coding sequence ATGCGTGATTTTCAGCGCTGCGTCGACGAACTGATCTGGGCCGGCCACGAACTGCACCGGCTTGGCTGGGTGCCGGCCACGAGCGGCAACTTTTCCGCGCGGCTCGACGATGGCGACCTCGCCGTGACGGTCTCCGGCGCACACAAAGGCCGGCTGACCCCGCGCGACATCCTGCGTGCAGACGCCGACGGCCGCCCGCGTGACCAGCGTCGGGCCTCGGCCGAAACGCCCCTGCACGTGCAGATCTACCGGCGCATTCCCGAAGCACGCGCGGTGCTGCATCCGCACCCGCCGGCGGCGACGGCCTGGTCCATGGACGCGGGCGCGACGATCGAACTGGCCGGCTACGAACTCCTGAAGGCCTTCCCTGGCGTGGACACCCACGAGACCCGGGTGACGATTCCGGTGTTCGACAACGACCAGGACACCGTGCGGCTCGCACAGACGGCCGACGCCTGGATGACCCGCCACGGCATCCCGCCCGCGTACCTGATCCGCGGCCACGGACTGTACACTTGGGGATCGGGCGTCGACGCCGCGCTGCGCCATTGCGAGGCGCTGGAGTCGATGTTCCAGGTCGAAATCGAACGTCGGAGACTGCGCGCATGA
- a CDS encoding AraC family ligand binding domain-containing protein — MTTLSIHPDNAPDQVEVLDDHAAIAARLAELGVEFTRWPVRADAAALDTAGVLQAFSDDIAELSQRFGFQHVDVARITPDNPQRAEFRKKFLNEHTHDDFEIRFFVAGRGLFYLHIDGHVYCVLCTAGDLISVPPDTTHWFDMGEHPEFTCIRFFTTPEGWVGKFTGSTIAERFPSFDAFVTAHAA, encoded by the coding sequence ATGACCACACTCTCGATCCACCCGGACAACGCCCCCGACCAGGTCGAGGTGCTCGACGACCACGCGGCCATCGCCGCGCGGCTGGCCGAACTCGGCGTGGAATTCACCCGCTGGCCGGTACGCGCCGACGCCGCGGCGCTCGACACCGCGGGCGTCCTGCAGGCGTTTTCCGACGACATCGCCGAGCTGTCGCAGCGTTTCGGCTTTCAGCATGTGGACGTCGCACGCATCACGCCGGACAACCCGCAGCGTGCGGAATTCCGCAAGAAGTTCCTGAACGAACACACCCACGACGACTTCGAGATCCGCTTCTTCGTCGCCGGGCGCGGGCTGTTCTACCTGCACATCGACGGTCACGTGTACTGCGTGCTGTGCACGGCGGGCGATCTGATCAGCGTGCCCCCGGACACCACGCACTGGTTCGACATGGGCGAGCATCCGGAATTCACCTGCATCCGGTTCTTCACGACACCGGAGGGCTGGGTCGGCAAGTTCACGGGCTCGACGATTGCCGAGCGCTTCCCGAGCTTCGACGCCTTCGTGACCGCGCACGCCGCCTGA
- the mtnC gene encoding acireductone synthase, with the protein MSAPRSIVTDIEGTTTSVRFVYDTLFPYARERIGAFVREHRADPVVAAQIAAIAEQAGGDSLDAAIATLTRWIDEDRKATPLKTLQGLIWAAGYADGTLRGHVYADAATTLRRWHAAGHALYVYSSGSIAAQKLLFGYSDHGDLTPLFSGYFDTTTGPKREADSYRRIAQTIGRPGEEIVFLSDIEAELDAARAAGLHTVWLARDSEPDPRAGHRQVADFTTIDPERP; encoded by the coding sequence ATGAGCGCACCGCGCAGCATCGTCACGGACATCGAGGGCACCACGACCTCGGTGCGCTTCGTCTACGACACGCTGTTCCCGTATGCGCGCGAGCGGATCGGCGCGTTCGTGCGCGAACATCGGGCCGATCCGGTCGTTGCCGCGCAGATTGCGGCCATCGCGGAACAAGCCGGCGGCGACTCGCTCGACGCCGCCATCGCAACGCTCACCCGCTGGATCGACGAGGACCGCAAGGCCACGCCACTCAAGACCCTGCAAGGGCTGATCTGGGCCGCCGGCTATGCCGACGGCACCCTGCGCGGGCATGTCTATGCGGATGCGGCGACGACACTGCGCCGCTGGCACGCGGCCGGCCATGCGCTGTATGTGTACTCGTCGGGTTCGATCGCCGCACAGAAACTGCTGTTCGGCTACAGCGATCACGGCGACCTGACGCCGCTGTTTTCCGGCTATTTCGACACGACCACCGGCCCGAAGCGCGAGGCGGATTCCTACCGGCGCATCGCCCAAACCATCGGCCGGCCGGGCGAGGAGATCGTATTCCTGTCGGATATCGAGGCGGAACTCGATGCCGCACGCGCGGCCGGCCTGCACACCGTCTGGCTGGCGCGCGACAGCGAGCCCGATCCGCGCGCCGGCCATCGCCAGGTCGCGGACTTCACGACGATCGATCCCGAACGGCCGTGA